The Paenibacillus sp. RC334 nucleotide sequence AGTGATTATAAGTAAAGTTAAGTTATTTTGCAATATAATCTCTTTTTATGCTTCTGATTAATGTGAAAAGAGCAAATTTACGTAAGTGAAAATGCGGTTTAATTTTCGGTAAACTACTTGTTTTAAATTTTTTTAAATAAGTATTGCCATTCATTCTTCTATTTGATATACTCTTTCTTGTCGCCAAGTTGGTGTTTAAAAATGCGGCCCGTTGGTCAAGCGGTTAAGACACCTCCCTTTCACGGAGGTAACAGGGGTTCGATTCCCCTACGGGTCATTGTTGTCTTTATGGACTACATGTTATATGCTTAAGGGAAATTCCTGAAGTCTGATGGCGGACATCTTGGATGAACAGCATGAGCCATTAGCTCAGTTGGTAGAGCACCTGACTTTTAATCAGGGTGTCGAAGGTTCGAGTCCTTCATGGCTCACCATTTATATTTTATTATGCGGTCGTGGTGGAATGGCAGACACGCTATCTTGAGGGGGTAGTGAGCGTATGCTCGTGGAGGTTCGAGTCCTCTCGACCGCATCAATGAATAAACGGAAAAGTCTCTGGTAGTAGAGGCTTTTTTTTGTTTGTGCAGTAATGTAATAAAGTAATTATTATGAAGAAATAATGATTCCATAGTATAATATAAAGCCATAATGTTATAGAATGATAAGTATAAACTGATGAAGTGATGGTGAAAAATATGGACACTCAACTGTTAGGGAATATATCAGAAAATATTTTGGGCTTGTTTCCAATGGTGAAGAAGAAATTTTTCACCTACGGTCCGCTCGATTTCCCATTACATTTGTCGCCTAATAACTTTCAGGCATTACTGTTGCTGCGAGAAGTGCGTTTGTCTACGGTATCTGATTTGTCCAAACTACTTAATGTCTCACGCCCGAACATGACTCCTCTGCTGGACAAGCTGGTGGAGCTTGGGTTGGCTGACCGCCAGTCGTGTGACTCGGATCGCAGAGTCGTGAACGTGGCGATTACAGAAGAAGGCGATGCTTTTTGTGAACAGGTATTTCATACCTTTTCCAATAAAATTCAAGAGAGACTGGTGCTTCTGCCAGAAGAAGATTTATCACACTTGAGTGAAACTTTGAACGAATTGAAGCAGATTCTACTTAAAATTGACAACTATAATTTGTAATGGGTGTACACGAGCTGACTGAGGGCCGCCATTTTCTTCGGAAAATAGGCGGTTTTTGTTGCATATTGTGGTATAATGAAAGCCAACATACATAATTCGGCAATTTTGGCACACGTGATCTTTGAAATGGGAACAGGGGACATGATATGGTTATTTGAGAGTCTGCTGGGGAGGAAGGAACTTCTATGCAATCTATTTACCAACGTATTGAAGAACTTATCAAGGAACGTGGAATGACAAAAAAAGCGTTCTGCGAGCAGTTGGGTATTAGTACAGGGAACTTTGGGGACTGGAAAAGAGGAAAAACGACGCCAGGCACGAATAAGCTCATTGAAATCGCTTCGTTTTTTAATGCCAGTCTGGATTGGATCATGTTGGGGCGCAATGTGCAGGGTGAGGCGCTGAGGGAGTCGAGAGACCCTTATTTTTTTGGAGTTTCAGGGCAACTGGATTGCCAGGGGGAATCGCTTAGCGAGGTGGAAAAGGATTTTATACTTGAGTATATTGAATTTACCCGCTTTCGTAAAGAGAAAAGGCAGGAAGGTTCCACTACGGAATAATCGGGTGCGGAATATTAAAGTAATGATAACCGAATAAGTATGGTTGAAATTTTGGGAATAGTTCAAGAAAAAGTTAGGGTGTCGGAGGGGATAATTTTGGGAGACCAAACGATTTATCAGCGAATTGAAGCCTTGATTAAGGATCGGGGAATGACGAAGAAGGCGTTTTGTGAAAAGCTCAAAATCAGCTCGGGTAATCTTGGAGACTGGAGAAGAGGTAAAACAACGCCGGGAACGATGCATTTAATCCAGATTTCGGACTTTTTTAATGTATCGCTGGATTGGTTAATGAAAGGCGTCAAACCGGGTGAGGGTGTACTTCAGGAGCAGAAGGCTGCTTATTTTTTTGGAGTGATGGGGCCATTGAATTGCCAGGCAGAGGATCTGGATACAGAAGAACAGAATTTCATATTAGAATATGTGGAATTTGCGAAATATCGTAAGCAAAAAGGTGAGAATGACAAAACACAGCCTGAATGATCTTCTCGCTAAAGATCACTCAGGTTGAAAACCCGTAAAACGGACCGACGGGTTCGATTGACGAGTTTATTTGGGTTGCCGATGTTATAGCGTGCCGCATGCTTGGGGGACGCTCACATCGTTGGTTTCAGAGTGGTGATGCCTCCTTATAATCGTTATCGTCGATGTTGAGGATTGCAGCAACTTGTTTTCTGTACCTTTGTGCTTTGCGGGTGCCGTGAATCAGATTGGACAAGCGTGAAGGCGGGATGTTATGCGTTTCACAAAATGTTTTCTGATCCAGCCGAAGTTCGACAAGCCTTTGTTTGATGGCCCACCCTAAGGAGGTGACAGGCATTTTGTTGTTCAAGTGAAATCGCCCCTTACGGATTCTTGCGGAATAATTGGTGTGTTATAATAATCATCAGTAAACATGTTAGAATTAACCATCTAAAACTATGATACACGTTTATACGTGTTTTTACAATCTAAAATACGTAATTCAGATAAAAATATAACTTAATTAAGTGATGGATGTCTGGATAATCCATCTGGAGCCTGTTAATTGTGCGAAATTGCAGTTGTATTCTGGATAAAAAGAGCACTCTGCCACTGGAAAAAGTGGTGGGAGTGCTTTTGTCGTTGGTACTGGATTGGTGAAAACAGGCATCAGGGGGATGCTGTAGGCGTATAATGGGGCCGGACAAAGGAATCAGTGAATTTCACCCGCGCTGGTGGTTGCTGCTCATATAGGGTGGCTGAGCAATGTAGGAGCTGGACCAATGCCTATGCAGAAGGCCACGCTGAAATGCGGTTGGCTCAGACTCTGGGGTGTTGAATTGTTTCCATGCGGTTAGAAGCTCGTTGGTCATTCGCTGAATAACAGGATTCTTTTCCTCATAAGGGGGATTAAGCAGCTTGGAAGCATCTTCGACACAGAAGGACACTGCTGCGGCAAGGTAGCCGTGAATGGTCTGCTCTACATCATTTCCAAGGGAAACGTTAATCCAACTATGAACGGTTGCAAGTGTACCAATCGCATTGTATTGGATGAGTGTAGCTTCGAGTTGGTCGAATTCAAGCCAAGGGTACAAGGCTTTGGCGAGCTTAAGCAGGCGTTGGCCGGATAGGCGTGACTCTTTCACGTGTTGTAGGGAAGAGCGCTGGGCGTGCAGCATTTTATCAATGAGGGCGATACGCCAACCATCATTTTGCTGAACGGCAATATAAAGGCTTTTGATAGCCATGCCATCGAGGGATGTGAACTGAGGAAGCAGATCAGTGCGTGCATAGTGTTCCAGGTCTTGTAAACAGGTTAAGCGGCCATTGCGAAACAGCTCCTCCAGCCCGTAGGAACGAGTGAAGCCACCGACAGGCAGGGAAGGGTCCAACAGCAATGCGTAGTTCAGCAAACGATTGCCTTTGTGCAATGCGGTTCGCCTCCTTGGAGTAGAATGTTTATGTTATATTAAATGACTTTAAAAATGAATTCAGAAAAAATTTAGAGATATTATGTAATATATATTTACACTCATAGTGTTGATATGTCAAATTAAATATTTTTATAGCTTTTATATGTTAGATTATTTGACATAAAAATAATTATTGTATTTATGTTTACAAATAGAATGCAAGGGAGTATAATAAATCTGTTGCCTCAAAACATTAGAATTTGCGGTCGTGGTGGAATGGCAGACACGCTATCTTGAGGGGGTAGTGGGCGTACGCCCGTGGAGGTTCGAGTCCTCTCGACCGCATTACATGCAAGACACAGTTAAAAAAGCATCCTGACACGTTTTTGACGTGATTGGCTGCTTTTTTTGTTATATAAGCCGAACTAAAATATCCCTTTTTCCTAGCCACAGGAGCAGCCGTTTGGATTGGCTGCTTGTGAACAGGGATGGACCTGTCAGCTTTGTTGCAAGAGCTTCTCGATATCCCCCGCCAATTTATCCGGAGTTGTCTGTGGGGCATAGCGCTTAAATACGTTACCTTCGCGTGTAATCAAAAATTTAGTAAAATTCCATTTGATTGCTTTGGAGCCTAATACGCCCGGAGCTGTTTGGGTGAGGTAGCGGAATAAAGGGTGCGCCTGATCGCCATTGACATCTATTTTGGCAAACATCGGAAATGTAACTCCATAGTTGATCTGGCAAAACTCCGAAATTTCCTCGCTGGAACCCGGCTCTTGCTTGGCAAACTGGTTGCTGGGAAACCCTAAGATTTCAAGACCCCGCTCATGGTATTGGTCATATAGCTCTTGTAGCGCCTTGTATTGGGGGGTTAGCCCGCATTTGCTGGCTGTATTCACGATGAGCAGTACTTTTCCTTCGTATGTGGACAACGGAATTTCTTTCCCTTGCAGGGTTTGTGCATCATGTTCATAAACGGTCATGGTTTTCCTCCTAATTTGATATTCTACAATTAAATTGTAAGCAATTTAACGAAGAGTTGCAAGTCTATAAATAGATGTAATGCGCCGTCTGCTGCTGTAAAATCGTATTTTGTCCAAAACGGCAAATGGCACTGCAAATGGGGCAAATAGCGGTGTTTCTCATGGTAAAAACAGGTTCAATCGGCGTTTATCAGGTACATACAGCACTTTTCCTTTCTCTTTTACAAAAAAAGGACAAAAAATGCTCCCCATACGCCAATATTGACATGCCTCTTCATTTTCGAAAAGGGATGAAAAACCGAGATTGAAGGAGCTGGGAGA carries:
- a CDS encoding MarR family transcriptional regulator, which translates into the protein MDTQLLGNISENILGLFPMVKKKFFTYGPLDFPLHLSPNNFQALLLLREVRLSTVSDLSKLLNVSRPNMTPLLDKLVELGLADRQSCDSDRRVVNVAITEEGDAFCEQVFHTFSNKIQERLVLLPEEDLSHLSETLNELKQILLKIDNYNL
- a CDS encoding helix-turn-helix transcriptional regulator, which codes for MQSIYQRIEELIKERGMTKKAFCEQLGISTGNFGDWKRGKTTPGTNKLIEIASFFNASLDWIMLGRNVQGEALRESRDPYFFGVSGQLDCQGESLSEVEKDFILEYIEFTRFRKEKRQEGSTTE
- a CDS encoding helix-turn-helix transcriptional regulator; the encoded protein is MGDQTIYQRIEALIKDRGMTKKAFCEKLKISSGNLGDWRRGKTTPGTMHLIQISDFFNVSLDWLMKGVKPGEGVLQEQKAAYFFGVMGPLNCQAEDLDTEEQNFILEYVEFAKYRKQKGENDKTQPE
- a CDS encoding XRE family transcriptional regulator, with amino-acid sequence MNNKMPVTSLGWAIKQRLVELRLDQKTFCETHNIPPSRLSNLIHGTRKAQRYRKQVAAILNIDDNDYKEASPL
- a CDS encoding urease accessory UreF family protein, which codes for MLNYALLLDPSLPVGGFTRSYGLEELFRNGRLTCLQDLEHYARTDLLPQFTSLDGMAIKSLYIAVQQNDGWRIALIDKMLHAQRSSLQHVKESRLSGQRLLKLAKALYPWLEFDQLEATLIQYNAIGTLATVHSWINVSLGNDVEQTIHGYLAAAVSFCVEDASKLLNPPYEEKNPVIQRMTNELLTAWKQFNTPESEPTAFQRGLLHRHWSSSYIAQPPYMSSNHQRG
- a CDS encoding glutathione peroxidase, which produces MTVYEHDAQTLQGKEIPLSTYEGKVLLIVNTASKCGLTPQYKALQELYDQYHERGLEILGFPSNQFAKQEPGSSEEISEFCQINYGVTFPMFAKIDVNGDQAHPLFRYLTQTAPGVLGSKAIKWNFTKFLITREGNVFKRYAPQTTPDKLAGDIEKLLQQS